The bacterium Unc6 genome contains the following window.
TCATTGAGGCAGATTCAGGACCTTTTGGAGACGGTATATCACATGAATTTATGGTTCTATCAGACTATGGAGAAGACAAGATATTGATATGCAATTTTTGTTCACATTGTGCAGATACAAAGAAGCATCAGATAAAAGAAGGAACACCACTCTGTATAAAATGCGGGAAAGAACTTTCCGTCCAATCTGCTATTGAACTGGACCATATATTCAAATTAGGAACAACCTATAGTGTTCCATTAAAAGCAATGTTCCTTGATGAGGATGGTTCTTACAAACCTCTTGTGATGGGTTGTTATGGAATCGGCATATCAAGGCTTTTAAGTGCAATACTTGAAAAACACAATGATAAGGATGGGATATGCTGGCCATTTTCTGTTGCGCCGTTTGATGTTGTTATAACACAGATAGATGTCCAGGATAAACAAACAGAACAGAGGACAACGGATTTATATAATAAACTTGTTTCAAAGGGTATGGATGTTCTTATTGATGATAGGGATAAAAGGCCAGGGGTTAAATTTAAGGATGCTGACCTTGTAGGATTTCCGATAAGGATTGTCCTTGGTGAAAAGGCGGTAAAAGAAAATAAGGCAGAGGTTTTTAACAGAAAAACAAAAACTGTTAAACTGATGGGGATTGAAGAAGCGGTATCTCAAATATCAGAACTCAAAAAGGGCTATCAAGATGATGGGGAATCAAACAATAATCAACGAACAAAATCCAATAACTAAACCTCCGGATAATAATCGATCGGTAATCAAAGATTTATTGGATAAATTTCAGATAAGAGACCTAAACGATTGGGGCGGGGTTAACGCTGATTTAATTGTTACAGACCCACCGTTTGGAATACAATTCAGCGGCAAAAACACCAACTACCACAGAAATGTTAAAAATGTCGTAGATGGTTATGTTGAATGGAAGGTACCAGAATACGGCTGGAAAACCCAACAATTATTAGATTGTATAAAAA
Protein-coding sequences here:
- a CDS encoding proline--tRNA ligase yields the protein MMKWSEYFLPTLKDAPSDAESISHKLMLRAGLVKKLSSGIYSYLPCGLKVLQKVQNIVREKMNEIGCQEILMPAIHPIELWHESKRWEHFEQTLFRLNDTRGVTPFVLGATHEVVITDIARSEFHSYKDLPKTLYQIQTKFRNEPRPRFGLIRSREFIMMDAYSFHRNEEDLNKTYSTIYNAHKRIFEKCAIDVIIIEADSGPFGDGISHEFMVLSDYGEDKILICNFCSHCADTKKHQIKEGTPLCIKCGKELSVQSAIELDHIFKLGTTYSVPLKAMFLDEDGSYKPLVMGCYGIGISRLLSAILEKHNDKDGICWPFSVAPFDVVITQIDVQDKQTEQRTTDLYNKLVSKGMDVLIDDRDKRPGVKFKDADLVGFPIRIVLGEKAVKENKAEVFNRKTKTVKLMGIEEAVSQISELKKGYQDDGESNNNQRTKSNN